In the Leguminivora glycinivorella isolate SPB_JAAS2020 chromosome 14, LegGlyc_1.1, whole genome shotgun sequence genome, one interval contains:
- the LOC125233679 gene encoding uncharacterized protein LOC125233679, whose protein sequence is MLAHLELTVLTALNAFILSLCDKVDVQKIPLAPNEASVLESKDVLLQMLEKKLKEIKENKKSKNGNGDILPKNVDFNLKSNGISAVGDTDLLLRYGANGQGTVNMTAEGISNVGRVQLLLGTGDNGLRIPGLSNLFSGSSVRSGDKNMDNQLQLASQNDFGFRRQTNGPSTNNTEDKVNEDAATAVAGNDNKANIDEKAKADTVNGTGTGNPTIAATGGNVPIIPNANPSNASANVVNPNPAIKSDAAAVNGAANNGENLNNIR, encoded by the exons ATGCTGGCACATTTGGAGCTCACTGTTCTG aCGGCACTAAACGCATTTATTTTATCATTGTGTGATAAAGTCGATGTACAAAAAATTCCACTGGCACCGAACGAGGCATCCGTTCTTGAGAGCAAAGATGTTTTACTGCAAATG ctagaaaaaaaattgaaagaaataaaagaaaacaagAAATCGAAAAACGGAAACGGTGACATTTTGCCAAAGAACGTAGATTTCAATCTGAAATCTAATGGAATTAGCGCTGTCGGCGACACTGATCTTCTTTTGCGATACGGCGCAAATG GGCAAGGAACTGTTAATATGACTGCCGAAGGCATCTCAAATGTGGGAAGAGTACAGCTCCTTTTAGGGACGGGTGACAACGGATTACGCATACCGGGCCTCAGTAATCTGTTCTCTG GTTCTTCAGTCAGATCCGGCGATAAAAATATGGACAATCAGTTACAACTTGCCAGTCAAAATGATTTTGGATTCAGAAGGCAAACTAACGGCCCAAGTACTAACAATACTGAAGATAAAGTAAATGAAGATGCAGCAACTGCTGTTGCTGGAAATGATAATAAAGCAAACATAGATGAAAAAGCTAAAGCAGATACAGTAAACGGTACAGGAACTGGCAACCCAACTATTGCTGCTACAGGAGGGAATGTACCGATAATACCAAATGCCAATCCTTCAAATGCATCAGCCAATGTTGTAAACCCCAATCCTGCTATCAAAAGTGACGCTGCTGCTGTTAATGGTGCGGCAAATAATGgagaaaatttaaataacattaggtaa
- the LOC125233676 gene encoding uncharacterized protein LOC125233676, translating into MLALTFVLAASSLVSARDYRLRAPPSVSHSIVNLGKMEFNVYMNPKTGVPEFLNPEYEAIHDTKPMHTIRSEPAECPCQQSRIRGRTQDVHSPHDMLSKILMNNDLFSFKDNMNSPLCCSSLEQIQEEFFVEINPKVGPQPLPLRQGMPLIPHGAPIIQSIPPMPVIPFDKAYPKSMQYLPMIFDTLYPNKGPLRPNSKTLEIILLPTRKPTTKAAPKKIQKPTETEIQIVGDKKTTMVYDLIAANSSVKKDLKQEIGEHLKNMDAVVDTDKTTSAIQSNTL; encoded by the exons ATGCTCGCACTAACGTTTGTACTAGCGGCGAGCTCGCTCGTCAGCGCGCGAGACTACCGGCTCCGAGCGCCGCCGAGCGTGTCCCACTCCATCGTGAACCTCGGCAAGATGGAGTTCAACGTCTACATGAATCCTAAAACTGGAG TTCCAGAGTTTCTAAATCCCGAGTACGAAGCGATACACGATACTAAACCCATGCACACTATTCGATCAGAACCCGCAGAGTGTCCTTGCCAGCAGAGTCGTATTCGAGGCAGAACCCAAGATGTGCACAGCCCACACGACATGCTCAGCAAAATTCTAATGAACAACGACCTGTTCTCATTCAAAGACAACATGAACTCGCCCCTCTGTTGTTCGTCACTTGAGCAAATCCAAGAGGAATTCTTTGTCGAAATTAACCCCAAAGTAGGACCACAACCTCTTCCCCTACGCCAGGGTATGCCACTCATCCCACACGGAGCACCAATAATACAGAGTATCCCGCCAATGCCAGTCATACCATTTGATAAGGCCTACCCAAAATCGATGCAATATCTGCCAATGATATTTGATACCCTTTACCCAAACAAAGGTCCGCTAAGACCTAATTCTAAGACGCTTGAAATTATTCTGCTCCCAACGAGAAAACCAACAACCAAAGCAGCACCAAAGAAAATACAAAAACCAACAGAAACAGAGATTCAAATAGTTGGAGACAAGAAGACAACTATGGTGTATGACTTAATAGCAGCAAATTCTTCCGTGAAGAAGGATCTAAAGCAAGAAATCGGGGAGCACTTGAAGAACATGGATGCCGTGGTTGATACTGATAAAACTACTAGTGCTATCCAAAGCAACAcactttaa